The following are encoded in a window of Candidatus Binatus sp. genomic DNA:
- a CDS encoding TolC family protein, with translation MADHQDAAQPGRGTETSGSSDRLRALVDEALSRSPIVLAARSHWQAQTKVPIQAATLPDPQVSLQHFTVGSPQPFAGYESSDFYYTGFGASQDIPGPGKLRLQKSEAEKDAEYAKHRYEAAERGVEEKVKEIYFELFYHAKTLAILDRNQDELRQIQQITEARYRLGQGLQQDLIKAQLQTTEILKEHAMHHQEEDQAQLELKRILGRDPDSPNIGIGGVEATHLELDPAELARLGDAGSPELAADRAMEARSAEALKLAHQGYWPDFTVGYSYQKTGPGFRDYYMLNLGAKVPLYFWRKQTPAIEQAALEAESAREQTRATQLQVSFDAENSLVAMRTAERVMSIYRDGLLPQAETSEASAMSAYRVGKVDFQTLLSSVLDLRNLRQEYYRSLADHEIAIAKIQQVIGEQR, from the coding sequence ATGGCGGATCATCAGGATGCCGCTCAACCTGGCCGTGGCACTGAGACATCCGGCAGTTCAGATCGGCTGCGAGCGCTGGTCGACGAGGCCCTTTCCCGTAGCCCGATCGTGCTCGCGGCGCGTAGCCACTGGCAGGCTCAAACGAAGGTCCCGATCCAGGCGGCAACACTGCCCGATCCACAGGTGTCGCTCCAGCATTTCACGGTCGGCAGTCCGCAACCGTTCGCGGGTTACGAGAGCAGCGACTTTTATTACACCGGCTTCGGTGCCTCGCAGGACATCCCGGGTCCGGGCAAGCTCCGCTTGCAAAAATCCGAGGCAGAAAAAGACGCCGAGTACGCCAAGCATCGCTACGAAGCTGCGGAGCGAGGAGTCGAGGAAAAGGTCAAGGAGATCTACTTCGAGCTTTTCTATCACGCGAAGACGCTGGCGATTCTCGATCGCAATCAGGATGAGCTGAGACAGATCCAGCAGATTACAGAAGCCAGGTATCGCCTGGGACAGGGTCTGCAGCAGGACCTGATCAAGGCGCAACTCCAAACCACCGAGATCCTGAAGGAGCACGCGATGCACCATCAGGAGGAGGACCAGGCACAGCTCGAGCTCAAGCGGATCCTCGGGCGCGATCCCGACTCGCCGAATATCGGCATCGGCGGGGTCGAAGCGACCCATCTGGAGCTCGATCCGGCCGAGCTTGCGCGGCTTGGCGACGCCGGCTCCCCCGAACTCGCGGCGGACCGCGCGATGGAAGCGCGCAGCGCGGAAGCATTGAAGCTTGCGCATCAGGGGTACTGGCCCGACTTCACCGTCGGTTATTCGTACCAAAAGACCGGCCCCGGATTCCGCGATTACTACATGCTGAATCTGGGCGCGAAGGTCCCGCTCTATTTCTGGCGCAAGCAAACGCCCGCGATCGAGCAGGCTGCGCTTGAAGCCGAGTCGGCGCGCGAGCAGACCCGCGCAACGCAACTGCAAGTTTCCTTCGACGCAGAAAACAGTCTGGTCGCGATGCGCACCGCGGAGCGAGTGATGTCGATCTATCGCGACGGCCTGTTGCCGCAGGCCGAAACGTCGGAGGCCTCGGCGATGTCCGCGTATCGGGTCGGCAAAGTCGATTTTCAGACGCTGCTCTCGTCGGTTCTCGATTTACGCAACCTGCGGCAGGAGTATTACCGCAGCCTGGCCGACCACGAAATCGCGATCGCCAAAATCCAGCAGGTAATCGGTGAGCAAAGATGA
- a CDS encoding efflux RND transporter periplasmic adaptor subunit, which produces MNYNSSQLRLSTVLLTLASLLFLAAPIAYGADSPLAPIRIAPERRQLIGLKFATVVRKDVSDRLETTGNIETDERLQGYVQTRFAGWIEQVFANSTYQYVRRGQPLFTIYSPDLVSTENEYLLAVDARKRVEDSPVADVATDASSLVDSAAQRLKLWGVSPREIARLERERTVRRAVEIDSPMSGYIVERNALPNMYVQPDTRLFTITDLSKVWIYAAVFQDEIGKVRPGDPATVTVDAYPGTNFDGRVDFIWPQIDPTTRTAKVRCEFNNPKGLLLPGMFAQVALDLPMGRQTVIPDTAVLRTGAHNVAFIDRGDGYLTPAEIELGPHAGDEFIVLKGLAPGQRIVSSANFLIDSESQLQAAAGAFVPPPPAATANAGGPAAQPVPQASIAFISDPNPLVRGHNKVIVTLRDSKGAPISGAKVTVTFYMAAMPAMGMAAMRAQAIADDRGNGAYAANIELLSGGTWSLTIVASKGGNTIATKQMDVSASGSMAM; this is translated from the coding sequence ATGAATTACAACTCATCACAATTGCGGCTCAGCACAGTCCTTTTGACGCTGGCGTCCCTTCTCTTTCTCGCGGCGCCAATCGCATACGGAGCGGATTCCCCGCTGGCGCCAATCCGAATCGCGCCGGAGCGCCGGCAATTGATCGGACTCAAGTTCGCGACCGTGGTGCGAAAGGACGTTAGCGATCGCCTCGAGACCACCGGCAACATCGAGACCGACGAACGGCTCCAAGGCTACGTGCAAACGCGTTTTGCCGGATGGATCGAACAGGTGTTCGCGAATTCGACTTATCAGTACGTCCGCCGGGGCCAGCCGTTGTTCACCATCTACAGCCCGGACCTCGTCAGTACCGAGAACGAATATCTGCTCGCCGTCGATGCCCGCAAGCGCGTCGAAGACAGCCCGGTCGCCGATGTAGCCACCGACGCCTCATCGCTGGTCGATTCCGCCGCGCAGCGTCTCAAGCTCTGGGGAGTGTCGCCGCGCGAGATCGCGCGGTTGGAACGCGAGCGCACTGTGCGCCGCGCCGTCGAGATTGATTCGCCCATGAGCGGCTACATCGTCGAGCGCAACGCGCTGCCCAACATGTACGTGCAACCGGACACGCGCCTGTTCACGATCACCGATCTGTCGAAGGTGTGGATTTATGCGGCGGTGTTTCAGGACGAGATCGGCAAGGTTCGTCCCGGCGATCCCGCAACCGTTACGGTGGACGCCTATCCGGGTACGAACTTCGATGGGCGCGTCGATTTCATCTGGCCGCAGATCGATCCGACGACCCGCACCGCCAAAGTGCGATGCGAGTTCAACAACCCCAAAGGGCTGCTGCTTCCGGGGATGTTCGCGCAGGTTGCGCTGGACCTGCCGATGGGCCGGCAAACGGTCATCCCGGACACTGCGGTTCTACGCACGGGCGCGCACAATGTCGCGTTTATCGATCGCGGTGACGGTTATCTCACTCCCGCCGAGATCGAACTGGGACCGCACGCCGGCGATGAGTTCATCGTGCTCAAGGGACTCGCCCCGGGTCAGCGGATCGTCAGTTCCGCCAACTTCCTGATCGACTCGGAGAGCCAACTCCAGGCCGCCGCGGGCGCGTTCGTGCCGCCTCCGCCGGCCGCAACCGCGAATGCGGGTGGACCGGCGGCGCAGCCTGTCCCCCAGGCAAGCATTGCGTTCATCAGCGACCCCAATCCTCTCGTGCGCGGCCACAACAAGGTGATCGTGACGCTGCGCGATTCCAAGGGCGCCCCGATCTCGGGCGCGAAAGTGACGGTCACCTTCTACATGGCTGCAATGCCGGCGATGGGAATGGCCGCGATGCGCGCGCAAGCCATCGCAGATGACCGGGGCAACGGCGCCTACGCCGCAAATATCGAACTGCTTAGCGGCGGCACCTGGAGCCTGACGATCGTCGCGTCCAAGGGAGGCAATACGATCGCGACTAAGCAGATGGACGTATCAGCGAGCGGTTCCATGGCGATGTGA
- a CDS encoding CusA/CzcA family heavy metal efflux RND transporter, translated as MIERTINWCNANRFMLSAGVLALVLAGIWSLDRIPLDALPDISDVQVIIHTQWMGQPPSLIEDQVTYPIVTAMLSAPHVKAVRAQTMPSDSYVFVVFEDGTDIYWARSRVLEYLQQIAGKLPAGVNPAIGPDATGAGWVYEYALVDKSHLHSLAELRSLQDWNVRYALETVPGVSEVATIGGFVKQYQVKLDPNRLLALKVPLETVIDKIRDSNGEVGGRVLEMSGADYMIRGLGYVHSVADLEDISVATNNGTPVLIRDLGVVSLGPDLREGAAEWNGDGETVGGIVVMRYGQNALTVIEGVKQKLAQIRKTLPAGVEIVTGYDRSGLIQASINTLKRDLLEEAIIVSLVIIIFLFHLRSALIPILALPIAVIATLIPMYYLQISSNIMSLGGLALAIGVLVDASIVMVENGYRHLSEAQQEASQKGGSVSEPQRQQILLSAAKQVGRPIFFSLIIIVVSFLPVFLLESQEGRMFRPLAYTKSFAIAFSSVLAITVVPVLMVLFIRGKRLRPEENNPISRFFQAIYLPVIRWCLHHRALTIAANVIFLLLTIPLLFKIGSQFMPPLYEGSSLYMPTALPGISITSAVNLMQKQDQIIRTFPEVASVFGAVGRSDSATDNAPLDMYDTTIMLKPRDQWRKGMTYDQLIAEMDDRLHFPGLSNSWTMPVQNRLDMELTGIKTPVGLKIQGPDLDRIQQIGSQIEEILGPVAGTRGIFAERVSQGFYINVNVDRAVAARYGLTVGEVQRAVSSGMGGENIATTVEGRERYSINVRYLADYRSDLNALRRILIMTPTGAQIPLGEVARISLGPGPSMIRDEDGLLTGYVYVDLATSDYGSYVDSAQRVLDRQLHLPAGYTLKWSGEYEFQLRARKRLMVILPIVLCLIFVLLYMLFQSATEAIVLILPTVYAMTGGLLLQYMMGFNFSVAVWVGYIALFGIAVETGVVMVIYLHEALNRHIAAGTLTHEEIELAVIEGAVQRLRPKLMTVAVVMLSLAPILWESGIGSDLMKPIAAPIVGGMITSTMHVLILVPVFFAIMKERALKKGILLQPSEGPR; from the coding sequence ATGATCGAGAGAACTATAAACTGGTGTAATGCGAACCGCTTCATGCTGTCCGCCGGTGTGCTGGCGCTGGTGCTCGCGGGCATTTGGTCGCTCGATCGGATCCCGCTCGACGCGCTGCCGGACATCTCCGATGTCCAGGTGATCATCCACACGCAATGGATGGGGCAGCCGCCCAGTCTCATCGAGGATCAGGTGACCTATCCGATCGTCACCGCGATGCTTTCTGCGCCGCATGTGAAGGCAGTCCGAGCGCAGACGATGCCCAGCGATTCATATGTGTTCGTCGTGTTCGAAGACGGCACCGACATCTATTGGGCGCGCAGCCGCGTGCTGGAATACCTCCAACAGATAGCCGGCAAGTTGCCGGCTGGCGTGAATCCCGCGATCGGCCCCGACGCAACCGGCGCGGGCTGGGTGTACGAATACGCGCTGGTCGATAAGAGTCATCTTCACAGTCTCGCCGAGCTGCGCAGCTTGCAGGATTGGAACGTGCGCTATGCGCTCGAAACCGTGCCGGGGGTTTCGGAAGTCGCCACCATCGGCGGCTTCGTAAAGCAGTACCAGGTCAAGCTCGATCCCAATCGATTGCTCGCGCTCAAGGTCCCGCTGGAGACGGTGATCGACAAAATCCGCGACAGCAACGGCGAAGTCGGTGGCCGCGTGCTCGAGATGTCGGGAGCGGACTACATGATCCGCGGCCTTGGCTACGTCCATTCGGTGGCAGACCTCGAGGATATTTCCGTCGCAACCAACAACGGCACCCCGGTGCTGATAAGAGACCTGGGCGTGGTCAGTCTGGGACCCGATCTTCGCGAGGGCGCCGCCGAGTGGAACGGCGACGGAGAGACAGTCGGCGGCATCGTCGTGATGCGCTATGGGCAGAATGCCCTCACCGTCATCGAAGGGGTCAAGCAAAAGCTTGCTCAGATTCGAAAGACTCTGCCGGCGGGAGTCGAAATCGTCACCGGCTACGACCGGTCGGGACTCATTCAGGCATCCATCAACACCCTGAAGCGCGACCTGCTCGAAGAGGCCATCATCGTCAGCCTGGTGATTATCATCTTCCTCTTTCATCTGCGTTCGGCGCTGATCCCGATTCTTGCGCTGCCGATCGCGGTCATCGCGACGCTTATCCCGATGTACTATCTGCAGATCAGCTCCAACATCATGTCCTTGGGCGGGTTGGCGCTGGCGATAGGCGTGCTGGTCGACGCTTCGATCGTAATGGTCGAAAACGGGTACCGGCACCTGTCGGAGGCACAGCAGGAGGCGTCGCAGAAAGGCGGGTCAGTATCCGAGCCCCAGCGGCAGCAGATTCTGCTATCGGCCGCGAAGCAGGTCGGCCGCCCGATTTTCTTCTCGCTGATCATCATCGTCGTCTCGTTCCTGCCGGTGTTCCTGCTCGAATCGCAGGAGGGGCGGATGTTCCGGCCGCTGGCCTACACCAAGTCTTTCGCGATTGCGTTCTCCTCAGTTCTCGCGATTACGGTGGTTCCGGTGCTGATGGTCCTCTTCATCCGCGGCAAACGGCTGCGCCCCGAGGAGAACAACCCCATCTCGCGCTTCTTCCAGGCCATTTATCTGCCGGTGATCCGATGGTGCCTGCATCATCGTGCGCTGACGATTGCCGCCAACGTGATTTTTTTGCTGCTCACGATTCCGCTGCTGTTCAAGATTGGAAGTCAGTTCATGCCGCCGCTGTATGAAGGATCAAGTCTCTACATGCCTACCGCCCTGCCCGGGATTTCGATCACGTCGGCGGTAAATCTGATGCAGAAGCAGGATCAGATCATCCGCACGTTTCCAGAGGTCGCGAGTGTGTTCGGCGCTGTAGGACGGTCAGATAGCGCGACCGACAACGCACCGCTGGACATGTACGACACGACGATCATGCTCAAGCCGCGCGACCAATGGCGAAAGGGCATGACCTACGACCAGCTCATCGCCGAGATGGACGACCGGCTGCATTTCCCTGGTCTGTCCAACTCGTGGACGATGCCGGTCCAGAACCGGCTCGACATGGAGCTGACCGGGATCAAAACTCCGGTCGGACTCAAAATTCAGGGTCCCGACCTCGACCGGATTCAGCAGATAGGTTCTCAGATCGAAGAAATACTCGGACCGGTTGCGGGCACGCGGGGAATTTTCGCCGAACGGGTTTCTCAAGGATTCTACATTAACGTTAATGTCGACCGCGCCGTCGCCGCGAGGTATGGCCTGACGGTCGGAGAAGTTCAGCGGGCGGTCAGCTCCGGGATGGGCGGCGAGAATATCGCGACCACCGTCGAAGGGCGAGAGCGCTACTCGATCAACGTTCGCTATCTCGCGGATTATCGCAGCGACCTGAACGCGCTTCGTCGAATACTGATCATGACGCCGACGGGAGCGCAGATCCCGCTCGGCGAAGTCGCGCGTATCAGCTTGGGCCCGGGGCCATCGATGATACGGGATGAAGACGGGCTGCTGACCGGCTACGTCTATGTTGACCTCGCGACCTCGGACTACGGCAGCTACGTTGACAGCGCGCAGCGCGTGCTCGATCGGCAACTGCATCTGCCCGCCGGATACACTCTGAAATGGTCGGGAGAGTATGAGTTCCAGCTGCGCGCGCGAAAGCGCCTGATGGTTATCCTGCCAATCGTTTTGTGTCTGATCTTTGTCCTGCTTTACATGCTCTTCCAGTCGGCGACCGAAGCGATCGTGCTGATCCTTCCGACCGTGTACGCGATGACAGGCGGGCTGCTGCTCCAATACATGATGGGCTTCAACTTCAGCGTTGCCGTATGGGTCGGGTACATCGCGCTGTTCGGCATCGCTGTCGAGACCGGCGTCGTCATGGTGATTTATCTTCACGAAGCTCTGAATCGTCACATCGCCGCCGGCACGCTCACTCACGAGGAGATCGAGTTGGCGGTAATCGAGGGTGCAGTCCAGCGGCTTCGACCCAAGCTGATGACCGTTGCAGTCGTGATGCTCAGTCTCGCGCCGATTCTATGGGAGAGCGGGATCGGCTCCGACCTGATGAAGCCCATCGCCGCGCCAATCGTCGGCGGCATGATCACCTCGACGATGCACGTCCTCATACTGGTGCCGGTGTTCTTCGCGATCATGAAGGAGCGGGCACTGAAGAAAGGAATCCTGCTGCAACCATCAGAAGGCCCCCGTTGA
- a CDS encoding MaoC family dehydratase produces the protein MQTIKFDDIAALTAKIGKEFGPWSEPIQVTQEKINQFADVTGDRQWIHIDVERCKKESPFGGPVAHGFLTLSLLPAFRSKEDYTITGFRNVVNYGANKLRFVAPVPAGASVHARSRLIAVEPRPLGTMLTRETEIQVVGQQKPAVVYEALALFVK, from the coding sequence ATGCAGACGATCAAGTTTGACGATATTGCGGCGCTGACGGCGAAGATCGGCAAGGAATTCGGTCCGTGGAGCGAGCCGATTCAAGTGACGCAGGAAAAAATCAATCAATTTGCCGACGTGACCGGTGACCGTCAGTGGATTCATATCGACGTCGAGCGGTGCAAGAAAGAAAGTCCGTTCGGCGGACCGGTTGCGCATGGTTTTCTCACGCTGAGCCTGCTGCCGGCGTTCAGGAGCAAAGAGGATTACACGATCACGGGATTTCGCAACGTGGTAAATTACGGCGCCAACAAGCTGCGCTTTGTCGCGCCGGTGCCGGCGGGCGCCAGCGTCCACGCACGCTCGCGGCTGATCGCGGTCGAGCCGCGGCCGCTGGGCACGATGCTCACGCGGGAGACGGAAATCCAGGTCGTAGGTCAGCAGAAGCCCGCGGTGGTGTACGAAGCACTGGCGCTGTTCGTGAAGTAG
- a CDS encoding crotonase/enoyl-CoA hydratase family protein: protein MAYEQIVYEVADNIATITLNRPEKLNAFTDIMMSELIDAFDKADADDNVRAIIVTGAGRAFCAGADLSAPARTFGSTDEGRTKRRSAIGADGTVDWSSEAIRDGGGRLTLRIFDCLKPVIAAVNGAAVGVGVTMQLAMDVRLASENARFGFVFARRGIVPEACSSWFLPKIVGISQALEWTFTGRVFAAEEALDGGLIKRIYKPDQLIPAARALAREIADNTSQVSVALIRQMLWRMAGADHPMEAHKLDSRGIFARSPSADAKEGVVSFLEKRPAKFPDKISKDMPAFFPWWQERKYS, encoded by the coding sequence ATGGCGTATGAACAGATCGTTTACGAGGTCGCGGACAATATCGCGACGATCACGCTCAACCGGCCGGAGAAGCTCAACGCGTTCACCGACATCATGATGAGCGAGCTGATCGACGCGTTCGACAAGGCCGACGCGGACGACAACGTGCGCGCGATCATCGTGACGGGCGCGGGACGCGCGTTCTGCGCGGGCGCGGACCTGTCGGCGCCCGCCAGGACGTTCGGCTCGACCGACGAGGGTCGTACGAAGCGGCGCTCGGCGATCGGCGCCGACGGCACTGTGGATTGGAGCAGCGAGGCGATTCGCGACGGCGGCGGACGGCTGACGCTGCGCATCTTCGATTGTCTGAAACCGGTGATCGCGGCGGTGAACGGAGCGGCGGTGGGCGTCGGCGTGACGATGCAACTCGCGATGGATGTGCGGCTGGCGTCGGAGAATGCGCGTTTCGGGTTCGTGTTCGCGCGGCGCGGGATCGTGCCGGAGGCGTGCTCGAGCTGGTTCCTGCCGAAAATTGTCGGCATCTCGCAGGCGCTGGAATGGACATTTACGGGTCGAGTGTTCGCGGCCGAGGAGGCGCTCGACGGCGGGCTGATCAAAAGGATCTACAAACCCGATCAACTCATTCCAGCGGCGCGCGCGCTCGCTCGCGAGATAGCGGACAACACCTCGCAAGTGTCGGTCGCGTTGATTCGGCAGATGTTGTGGCGGATGGCCGGCGCGGACCATCCGATGGAAGCGCACAAGCTGGACAGCCGCGGAATCTTTGCGCGCAGCCCTTCGGCGGATGCGAAGGAGGGCGTCGTCTCATTTCTGGAGAAACGTCCGGCAAAATTTCCCGACAAGATTTCGAAGGACATGCCCGCGTTCTTTCCGTGGTGGCAGGAGCGCAAGTACAGCTAA
- a CDS encoding glycoside hydrolase family 5 protein has protein sequence MPKAGLPRLHIEGRWFLDEHGRRVILRGVNLGGDCKVPYPDGGTNFRCDFSNHREVSFIGRPFPIGEAGEHFSRLRAWGFNCLRLLTTWEAVEHRGPRDYDAAYLDYFAELCRLAGDYGFYVFVDFHQDVWSRMTGGDGAPCWLFEKVGIDYRRLAESGCALVMQHLYDYARGGRQEDRYPTMSWPQNARRPANGIMWTLFFAGRDFAPGLTIDGVNAQDYMLDHYLGAQREIARRIRDLPNVMGFDSLNEPAPGWIGQSLTYRHLGPSNTNPNPAMPGLAWSPLDGLLVSHGVARSIPALEFDPAAKANAVVHKQDRTINPERISIWTSGQSDPFQDAGAWRLNNDGTFHVLRDDFFQRVGDRKVNFIEDYMGPFFAHVAENIRQINPDWILFAELDPLSGFFGPGFPAETPPNSVNAGHWYDVVTLATKMFSPNFSLDALTGEIATAAEQIQARYERQLGKMAGMSKAMNGGAPTLIGECGIPFDLNGAGAYRAFHAGDRSDAPWTAHIIALDLMYNALDTLLISSTQWNYTASNSNDLAIGDGWNQEDLSIFSRDQQTDPADLDSGGRALAGFVRPYARATQGIPRTMKFDRASGTFEFVFESDPSAAGSTEIFVPRIQYPRGCVLEVSGGNGNAELDLDRQRAVVKAERPGEVRVVIRRKA, from the coding sequence ATGCCAAAGGCTGGTCTGCCGCGGCTGCACATCGAAGGACGATGGTTCCTCGACGAACACGGGCGCCGCGTTATTTTGCGCGGCGTCAATCTGGGCGGCGATTGCAAGGTCCCCTACCCCGACGGCGGCACCAATTTTCGCTGCGACTTTTCCAACCATCGCGAGGTCTCCTTCATCGGCCGTCCGTTTCCGATTGGCGAAGCCGGCGAACACTTCTCGCGCCTGCGCGCGTGGGGCTTCAATTGCCTGCGCTTGCTGACCACTTGGGAAGCCGTCGAGCATCGCGGCCCGCGCGACTACGACGCCGCATACCTCGACTACTTCGCCGAGTTGTGCCGGCTCGCCGGTGACTATGGCTTCTACGTATTCGTGGATTTTCACCAGGATGTCTGGAGCCGAATGACCGGTGGCGACGGCGCGCCCTGCTGGCTATTCGAGAAAGTTGGAATTGACTATCGCCGGCTCGCCGAGTCGGGATGCGCTCTTGTAATGCAACATCTATATGACTATGCGCGCGGCGGCCGCCAGGAGGATCGCTACCCGACCATGAGCTGGCCGCAGAATGCGCGCCGTCCCGCCAACGGCATCATGTGGACATTGTTTTTTGCCGGCCGCGACTTCGCCCCCGGACTGACTATCGACGGCGTCAACGCGCAGGACTACATGCTCGATCACTACCTCGGAGCGCAGCGCGAGATCGCGCGCCGGATCCGCGATTTGCCCAACGTGATGGGCTTTGACTCGCTCAACGAACCGGCCCCCGGATGGATCGGACAATCACTCACCTATCGCCATCTCGGGCCAAGCAACACCAACCCCAACCCTGCGATGCCGGGTCTGGCGTGGTCGCCGCTCGACGGCTTGCTGGTATCGCATGGCGTTGCGCGCTCGATACCGGCGCTCGAGTTCGATCCGGCAGCGAAAGCGAACGCGGTGGTCCACAAACAAGATCGGACAATCAATCCCGAGCGCATCTCGATCTGGACAAGCGGCCAAAGCGATCCGTTCCAGGATGCAGGCGCGTGGCGGCTCAATAACGACGGCACTTTCCACGTTTTACGCGACGACTTTTTCCAACGCGTCGGCGATCGCAAGGTCAACTTCATCGAAGACTACATGGGGCCATTTTTCGCGCACGTTGCCGAAAATATTCGCCAGATTAATCCCGATTGGATCCTGTTCGCCGAGCTCGATCCGCTCTCGGGTTTTTTCGGACCGGGATTCCCCGCCGAGACTCCCCCCAACAGCGTCAACGCCGGCCACTGGTACGACGTGGTCACGCTCGCGACCAAGATGTTTAGTCCGAATTTCAGCCTCGACGCGTTGACCGGCGAGATTGCGACCGCCGCCGAACAGATTCAGGCGCGCTACGAACGCCAGCTCGGCAAGATGGCCGGGATGTCAAAGGCGATGAACGGCGGCGCGCCCACCCTCATCGGCGAATGTGGAATTCCATTCGATTTGAATGGCGCCGGCGCCTACCGCGCCTTTCACGCCGGCGATCGCAGCGATGCGCCGTGGACTGCTCACATCATCGCGCTCGATCTAATGTATAATGCACTCGATACTCTGCTCATCAGTAGTACGCAATGGAACTATACTGCATCCAATAGCAACGATCTGGCTATTGGCGACGGGTGGAATCAGGAGGATCTGAGTATCTTCTCACGCGACCAGCAGACCGATCCGGCGGACCTCGATAGCGGCGGCCGCGCGCTCGCCGGCTTCGTCAGACCGTACGCGCGGGCGACACAGGGTATTCCGCGCACGATGAAATTCGATCGTGCCAGCGGCACTTTCGAGTTCGTGTTCGAATCCGATCCTTCCGCTGCCGGCTCGACCGAGATCTTCGTGCCGCGCATTCAGTATCCGCGCGGATGCGTGCTTGAAGTGTCCGGCGGCAACGGCAACGCCGAGCTGGACCTCGACCGCCAGCGCGCCGTCGTCAAGGCCGAGCGTCCCGGCGAAGTCCGCGTCGTCATCCGCCGCAAAGCTTGA
- a CDS encoding dual specificity protein phosphatase, translating into MAASWRESEIIPSLFVGDLQDALEFEGTIISVLPDVAEIEPPQAIHMPLLADGVASLDRTAALIEEELALGHRVLVHCEEGCERAPLVVAWFLKTKRGKTLDEAYALLKSRRPIIEDRRRWLGIHNR; encoded by the coding sequence ATGGCCGCGAGTTGGCGAGAGAGCGAGATAATTCCGAGTCTGTTCGTCGGCGATCTTCAGGACGCGCTCGAGTTTGAGGGGACGATTATCAGCGTGCTTCCCGACGTGGCGGAAATCGAACCGCCGCAGGCGATCCACATGCCGTTGCTTGCCGATGGGGTCGCGTCGCTCGACCGGACGGCGGCGCTGATAGAGGAAGAACTCGCGCTGGGGCATCGCGTGCTGGTCCATTGCGAGGAGGGATGCGAGCGCGCGCCGCTGGTGGTGGCATGGTTCCTGAAAACGAAGCGCGGCAAGACGCTTGACGAAGCGTACGCGCTGTTGAAAAGCCGGCGACCGATCATCGAAGACCGGCGGCGCTGGCTGGGTATCCACAATCGATAG